One segment of Tenrec ecaudatus isolate mTenEca1 chromosome 1, mTenEca1.hap1, whole genome shotgun sequence DNA contains the following:
- the LOC142441282 gene encoding olfactory receptor 5V1-like — MEVKNQTGPSEFIILGFSNLNDLQFLLFTVFVLTYICTLGGNIFIMLVTAMDAHLHTPMYYFLGNLAFLDICYTTTNVPQMMVHLLSRKKSISYGGCVVQLFAFIFFVGSECLLLAAMAYDRYIAICKPLRYSVIMNKILYNQLAASCWTGGFLNSVVHTALTFRLPFCGNNQINYFFCDIPPLLILSCGDTSVNELALLSIGVFIGWTPFLCIILSYLYIISTILKIRSSEGRKKAFSTCASHLLIVLLYYGSAIFTYARPISTYSLEKDRLISVLYSVVTPMLNPIIYTLRNKDIQEAVKTLGRKCQSSRSLL, encoded by the coding sequence ATGGAAGTTAAAAATCAAACTGGTCCATCAGAATTCATCATCTTGGGATTCTCCAACCTAAATGATCTGCAGTTTTTACTCTTCACTGTCTTCGTTCTGACTTACATCTGCACGTTGGGCGGGAATATCTTCATTATGTTAGTGACGGCAATGGATGCACACTTGCATACACCCATGTACTATTTCCTAGGGAACTTGGCCTTTCTTGACATCTGCTACACCACCACCAATGTCCCCCAGATGATGGTGCATCTGCTGTCTCGGAAGAAAAGCATTTCCTATGGGGGATGCGTGGTTCAACTTTTTGCATTCATTTTCTTTGTGGGGTCAGAGTGTCTCCTCTTGGCGGCCATGGCATATGACCGCTACATTGCCATCTGCAAGCCTTTGAGATACTCGGTTATCATGAACAAAATACTGTACAACCAGTTAGCGGCCTCTTGCTGGACCGGTGGATTCCTCAACTCAGTGGTGCACACAGCACTGACCTTTCGTCTTCCCTTCTGTGGCAACAACCAGATAAACTATTTCTTCTGTGACATCCCCCCTTTGCTGATCTTGTCCTGTGGGGACACATCAGTCAACGAGCTGGCATTGCTCTCCATTGGTGTGTTTATCGGTTGGACCCCTTTCTTGTGCATCATCCTCTCCTATCTCTACATAATCTCCACCATCTTGAAAATCCGCTCTTCCGAGGGGAGGAAGAAGGCCTTTTCCACATGTGCATCTCATCTGCTGATTGTCCTTCTCTACTACGGCAGTGCTATTTTCACATATGCACGGCCCATCTCGACGtactccctggagaaagacagactGATCTCAGTCTTGTATAGTGTTGTAACACCCATGCTCAATCCCATAATCTACACATTGAGGAATAAAGATATCCAAGAGGCTGTAAAAACTTTGGGAAGGAAGTGCCAGTCATCACGTTCTCTCCTATAA